In Lathyrus oleraceus cultivar Zhongwan6 chromosome 2, CAAS_Psat_ZW6_1.0, whole genome shotgun sequence, the DNA window tgaacttttaaaagggcgaaagccaaatgtttctcacttacatgtctttggttgcaaatgttttgtattgaacaatggaaaggaaaacttagggaaattcgattccaaggccgacgaaggtatcttcctcggatactctcaatctagcaaagcatatagaatatacaacaagcgattacttactgtagaagagtctgtacatgtcacttttgatgaatctaatccgagaaatgtcggaaagggtagtgttttacatggtgcaggtacatctactgaagacatactcaaaggtggcgagccggggattgatcaacccgacatagtcaaaattgaggaggacaaagatgtacaccatgaggaaaccgaggtagttcatccgccttcaaatgatgatcttcctcaagcttggaagtcttccaaagaccatccaatagacaacattctcggggacatctcaaagggtgtaacaactcgatctaagctaagtaatttctgttatcacttcgctttcgtttcgcagatggaacctaaaaaccctaaagaagccctactcgatgaacactggtttttatcaatgcaggaggaacttaatcagttcaccagaaatgaggtttgggaccttgtccctcctccgcgagatcatcgagtaatcggcacccgatgggtgtttaggaacaagctggacgaaaatggggtaataacccgtaataaggcgcgtttagtcgcgcaagggtataaccaagaggaaggcatcgactatgaggaaacttatgcgccggttgcccgactcgaggctatacgccttctccttgctttcgcttgtgcgaaagactttaagctattccaaatggatgtcaagagtgcattccttaacggtcacataaatgaagaggtttatgtcgcacaacctccgggtttcgaatcccatgagtatcctgatcatgtctataaactaaaaagagctttgtatggcctcaaacaagctcctagagcttggtatgagagactaagcaaattcttactcgatcaaaaatactcaagaggaaaggttgacacaaccctcttcattaaacgtcaaggaaagcacttgatattagtgcaaatttatgtagatgatatcatatttggatctactaacatgaatcttgtgagagagttttctgaccttatgcagggcgaattcgagatgagtatgatgggggagctcacatactttctcggtctgcaaattaaacagctcaaagaaggaactttcgtgagccagacaaagtactgtttggaccttatcaagagatttgacatggaaaaagctaaggccatagacacccccatgcctacgtgtaccaacttgaacaaagatgaagacggtaaggaagtagatgtaaaacggtatagaggtatgattggctcactcctttatcttactgcttctcgtcccgatattatgtttagcgtatgcatgtgtgcaagatatcaatcatgtcccaaggaatcccatttaaaagccgtcaaacgaatacttcgatacctatccggtactccgaagtatggactgtggtattccaaaggaaatgattgttctttggtaggtttttccgattccgactttgccggttgcaaatcggataggaagagtaccagtggcacttgtcacttattttcaaactctttggtcagttggcatagcaagaaacaggtttctgttgctttgtcaaccgccgaagcggaatacgttgccgccggtagttgttgtgcccaaatcctatggattaagcaacaactattggattttaacctcaaacttaaacgtattcccattttttgtgacaatacaagtgccattaacctaaccaagaatcctgtgctacattctcgcaccaaacatatcgaaatacgacaccactttcttcgggatcatgtagagaaaggtgacattgtgtttgaacatgtcaatactgaaaatcaactagcggacattttcacaaagccgctatccactgaacctttctttcatatccgccgagaacttggcattctcgatatttcggaacgggcactataatctgctgttttaccttattccatataagactttaatcttgtacttctaacaaatctatgttgttgtaagcacaagtttaccgttcactaagtcactccggcatcgaggtgatactgttcctctctttctctctctgcaaagtctcatgattaaaatagttatacctcataatgatgttgtttatatatatatgatatatcTCTTTGGATGTTTACTGTCGTATGGCATTCTAACTATGCATCAAACTTGTCAACGTATGTGCAGAAAAATGTAAAACTGAAATCCTTGCTTGTTGTTTGATTGTATTCATTTCTCTGTTATGCTTGTTTGTGCATAATCTATTTTAATGATTAATGTTCTTTTAATTAATGATTATCATTCAGTAATGATATTGGTGTGATATTATTATCTGTTTGTGTTATTTGCTGTGAAATTTTtcatgttatgttgaataattgttccttgtctctttttgatgttgtcaaagggggagaagagtaCAAGCAGCCAAAATGTTCGCCACAATTAACAATCGGTTTTGCAGATAGAgttagattacaaaagaaaggggggTGTGCACAATGTGTGTAAATACTGCATGTTGTTTATCTCTTTGGCTGtgcacaggttgtcatcatcaaaaagggggagtatgtaagggcaaagtgtcagacaacatacgatcgcaagtttcgatgatgacaaatgaccatcatAGATGAATaggcattgtcgattccacgtctacaaacaaatgcaacacatcacctATCGTATCCTTTCCTATGattatctaaatctgttataattcttaaaaacatacGTGGACAAgatgtggtcatgacaaaatgcatgaaaaccacaaaaaccaaaaatctgaatttttgtAAATTTGCAgggctttgagtcgaccataggtcagcgcatggaggctttgagtcgaccgcaagggtcagcgcatgagccacgggtcagcgcataactcagacaaactggagattggtcagcgcataattgcttgagtcgaccataagggtcagcgcatagctcacgggtcagcgcataaatcccttgagtcgaccataggtcggcgcatggcatagtgatgctatccacgggtcagcgcatgaaaccttCGAGTCGACCATAGGAGTCAGCGCattccccacgggtcagcgcacgccgacctatggtcgaccgctcgggcgtaaactcagttttctgagtattttccactgtttgaaaagctgttatttttggttggtaagctgttactataaatataagtcaaaacacttttatcaactaacatttgctaatttgagttcaagtgttcaaggaaacaagaaagagtgaaaaaggtgtccaagactcatcatcttcatcttcaatatttcacaacacatcaactgcacacaattacttttgatgtggtttgtgatcgattaaaggtgataagtttcgaagctgtgatcgaagaatccagttcgggttgaagcttgtggcaggttctttcttgaataaaaccgttagggttttgtcctccaatacgggtttgtgtttgggggtttttgcacGAATCGCTTCATaaatattcagccgagcgaaggtgattgagaagaggaagtcttcatcagtctagtagcggattcagtggcattgaagtgaaggattcgggttcgactcgttgtgtttgagatcagccgggccgagggtttgaagaacggaagattcttcaacaaaggggctggaatcggaggtctagcatcaacgatcgaaggtcttgattcatcttgaatcaaggagcaaggataggaagcatcattcaacacattggaagttttgttgtttacatgctttgcaatccttgtataaacgattaaatttcacagatgatatctaattaatcatctcaattctaattttagaattgagggcagacgtaccccgaagcgaggacggcgggggaactgcctcatcaaatctctgtcttctttaattttctgcataagtgcttttcagcttaaaaattaagtgattttagtttaagcatttttaccaaacgttgatataagttgagtaagaaactaaaactgattgtttgaatacaaagtacaatagtatattgtactagataaatttgaattccttactcaactcaaatatctcttggagtgtatgcacaccaagtgtttgtgaatttgcataagccaaagttgtcttaagtttgcactcagtttaatttggtattttggatcattggaactaggcttgctagttagtgaaatacatcaattgagtgtgcaaatagtgtagtgatttgtatttcattttatctctaatccattagcttaacacatatccggttttccaataacggttcgttttagactaaaattttcctcggccgcttccgcattcaaaacaaattttcaaaaccaattttcttttaaattggtagcgccgactcaagtttttaattgggatctattcaacccccccccccccccccccccccttctagatccgtgccatagtctaacatgGAGGACAATTACTTCAACATGATTTGAAGAATTTGTTACAAGTGTTTGCTTTTGAGATCTCCATGATATTGGAGTGCCACCATATGTAAGCACATATTCAGTATGTGATTTAGCATTATGTGGATCTGACAAATATTCCACATATGCATAACCAAGAAAAACTTGTTTTGTACTATTAGAATAAAACAAACCAAGATTAGATGTACCTTGAAGATATTGAAATATATGTTttattctttaaatgtctctttgtaGGACATGAACGAAATCGTGCTAGTAAATTCACTGCAAAAGGTATATCAGATCTTGTACAGTTCGCAAGGTACATGAGTGTCCAAATGACACTGAGGTATGGTACTTCAAAGGCCATATCATTTTCATTATCTTCCTTAGGTCTAAATTGATAATTTTCAACATTAATTATTCTATCCATCATTGGAGTACTCAACGGGTTTGCCTTGTCCACATTAAACATTTTCAATACTCTATATGTATAATTTGATTGATGTACCAATATATCATTTTTAGTATACTCAATTTGTAAACCAAGGCAGAACCTGGTTTTTCCCAAGTCTTTCATTTCAAAATCTTTCTTTAAGTTATCTCTTGCTTCCTTAATTTCACTAAATTGGTTAGGAAAATAATTATATGAAGAATTGTGTTATATTTGAATAACAACTTACACTAATCAATGATCTTCGAGCATCTTGTAACTTATCATTCATCTCACACACTTTTATGGTTAAAATCTCTTTAATGTTTCAAGTTCTTTATTCAACACTTCATTTTTTACTAATTCATTCTTGAAAGCATAATATTTGATGCTTTGAAAAATGAACGAAAATATGGAAAAAATTTAAACGAAAACTAAAAGTATTAAAGAGATTTTAACGATAAAAAAACATGAGATAAATGATGAGTTGCAGAATGTTATAAAATCATTAATCAATGTAAGATAAGTTTCAGATACAAcaatattatatatatatatatatatatatatataatatatatatatatatatatatatatatatatatatatatatatatatatatatatatatatatatatatatatatatatatatatatatatatatatatatatatatatatagtgtgtgtgtgtgtgtgtgtgtgtgtgtgtgtgtgtgtgtgtgtgtgttagTGAAACACCAATCGATATTAGATGTAATAAGCTCAACTCGATGGAACAAGAAGAGAAGTGCACAAagaatcacaaaaaacataaacTCAATATCGATATCAATATCAATCTAAAACTCAaactcaataacaacaactaAACTACAACATATAGACTTTCATAACTATGGGTAGTATAACaactaaacaacaacaataacatcaacaactCAAAAGCAATAACTTACATTAAACAACAACGAAAAAAACAGTCTCTTAACAAAACTACAACAACATCATCAATAAACTTATAACATAAATCTgtttaaaaaaaaacaacaacaacaacaacaacaagattAAATCTCTAGGGTTTAAGGTCTCAATAACAATAatacaacatcaacaacaacaacatcaataaacctataaaataaatctgttaaaacaacaacaacaatattaaaccTCTAGGTTTTAGGGTCTCAATAACGGGTCTCAACAACAATTACAACATCAATGAACCTATAACATAAATTTGTTTAAACAACAATAACAAGATGATAAATGTTAtgggagtttttcactagggagcattgaacattgtgggaCTTCTTTTTCTAGAGCAAtacctttgtgagagacacaccacatattcacctaaaaccttaaggtgataggtgtgtgggttctctcacttataaatactcaagtctccatattttcaaccaatatggaactattatccacactactcacacttgatacattctcaacactccccctcaagtgtgaaTCTACAAtactccccctcaagtgaaagctcttcttacttccacaaactcttaTGCCGCACGAAACGTTTTTTATTCACCACACTGGCgccgttgacactcttcaacagaacgtttcttattcaccatcctggcgccgttgactttcgatacaagtaagtcggtccctttctgaaaccaaaggctctgataccatttgttaGGGGAgcttttcactagggagcattgaacattgtgggGTTTTTTTTCTAGAGTAAtacctttgtgagagacacaccacatattcacccagaaccttaaggtgataggtgtgtgggttctctcacttataaatgctcaagtctccacattttcaaccaatgtgagactagtatccacactactcacacttgatacattctcaacaatAAAAGTGCTAGAGTTTTGGATCTTAACAACAAcaagaaaaacaacaacaataataacaacaacatgAGTAGTGATGTTTGACGTGTCAGATGTCTGAAGAAGAAGTGAAAGAAAATGATTTGGATTTCTGAAGAATAAACGAGAGTCCTAAACATATATCATCTTCGCATTGAAAATGATGTGTTTTTGGCTCTCATTGTTTAGAGTTCTCTTGTTGGCTCTCTTATTAAGGGCTCTTCGTTAGAGTTCTGTTGGTGTTGTTTAGACAAGTAAAATTGAATGCTACAAGctaaagttatatatatatatatatatatatatatatatatatatatatatatatatatatatatatatatatatatatatatatatatatatatatatatatatatatatatatatatatatatatatatcatagAAACAAATTCATCTTGGTTGGAAAATAAAACCGAGGTGAAAAGTAGTgtattttttatattaaaaataaaatattcagGAAGACTCCACTTTTAACGAAATAAAAACATAATATGAAGTTGCTGGTATTCGAAGCATGTATACTTAATAAGTTTACTcttcaattaaaaaaaatacgACGGAATAGACTCcatatttttttaagaaaaaaaaacatGACACGTCCATGAATTATACCTCGTTTTTGTCATAATTCTAGTAGTGGATGGAGGTGGGACTCTGCTAAATGGAAGCACATGGGACAAACAAGAGAATGATATCCTGCAATACCTGTTATATTCTCCAATTCATCTCTGGTTTAGAGCCGATAGAGGAGGAAGCACGAGGAGAAAACTTGAATATTAGAAGGAACATTAGCTTTCCATATGAAATCTAGAGATAGCTTCAAAAAAAGCATGCAAAATGATAGTAGGAGAAAAATTACATAATAATTTGGCATGAGCCGATTTGGCAGAGAAGCCATTTGGATCAAACCACCAAACTCACCTATCCGGGATACCCACCGAAGGAGAAATTCCTAGCATAATGCAATGTAGTAATTTTGCTTCATTCGGGATTTCACTCAACATCAGCAAAGAATCGGACCCAATAATGTTACAAGACCAGACTCCGTTAATCCAATATCCAACACCATCAACTTTCATTCGCGGTTACTATAATAAATCAAACAACAACGGGAATTTCCTAGATAAAGAGTCTTGGCCAATCCAACAATCCTTCAAAATTCCAATTGAATCCTCATTTCCTACTAAACCAATTCAATGTTACTGAAATTAATATGAAAATCACGCCACCCTAATGAAGATTTCTTGTCAACGGAAGGAGTGGAAAACTCAATAGTTGAAGCCCTAATGTCACCATATTTGAATGAGATAACCCAATGCCAAAGTGAATCTTCCTCCGTAAGAATCCTCCACGCCCATTTGCTCAAAAAGTGCCTGATTGAATGATTCACAATCCTTGCTCAAAAGTGCTTGGAAATCAACTATGGGGCTTCCATTAATCAGAATATAAACACACTCCCTAATCTAACTTATCCATTTTTTATATTCTTAAATATATTattagaaataaaaataaaaatatgcaATATATAAAGTCTTATTTTCTAAAATAAGACTTTAAAGTGGATCATTCTTTCATTTTTCTATTATCccattaatttatttttaaagaAATCAAACTACCTATAAAAATGACCTTTTATAAGTGGTcataataaaacataaaaatatgGATATGATATATAATTAGTCACCACCTATATCATAAATTTTGTACTATTTTAAATCTTGCAATGTTTAATTCATTCGAACATATTTCTTCTCACAAATATTATAGCAATCAATTTAGTCAATATTCTCTGAATTTCTTAAAATTAACTCTTACTATATAGTACTTCAAACTTTTCAATGctaatttttttcttttaaataatTTAAGTGGCTGCATTTAAAAATGAATATGTGAGATATCACATATCAAACCCGGACAGTTACTTAATGGTAATACTATTTTGAAAAATTCTAGAAAGTGTTGAAAAGCCAACCTTTCACTGTCACCCCAAAACTAAATGCAAGAAAGTTTGGCACAAAATAGAATTTGAAGAAACTTGGCTCAAGAAAACGGAAAGTAGAATGGTCTCAAAAAGTGTTTGTTTGTTGACTATTAAATTATTTCTTAACTTTCCCTCCAAGAAATAGTCCAAAACCATTCTCTTCCACCGTTGTTTACAATTTCCTTTTCTTCTCAAAATTTCTATAAATACATGCTTCCAATTAAGACACACATCAACAATTTAAACTTTCTCACCACCAAAAGAAAAAACACCAAAATGCATAAAAGCACATCAGGTTCATCCTTGGGGCCGGATGGATTGGACCTAACTCAATCCTTCTTCAAGTCCATCTTAAACGCGGCACCACCATCTCCAACCAAAAGGCACAACAAGATCTCAGTTATCGGCGCAGGTAACGTGGGAATGGCTATAGCCCAAACCATTCTCACACAAGACCTCGTGGACGAACTTGTCCTTGTCGATGCAATTCCCGACAAACTACGAGGTGAGATGCTTGACCTACAACATGCAGCGGCTTTTCTCCCCCGTACTAAGATCCAGGCCTCGACTGACTACTCAGTGACGATGGGGTCTGACCTCTGCATCGTCACTGCTGGGGCTCGTCAGATTAACGACGAGTCCAGATTGAATTTGCTACAAAGGAATGTTAATTTGTTTAAGAAAATTATACCACCTTTGGCTCGTTACTCTCCCCATTGTGTTCTTCTAATTGTTTCTAACCCCGTTGATGTGCTCACTTACATTGCTTGGAAACTCTCTGGTTTCCCCTCGAACCGTGTCATTGGTTCCGGCACTAACTTGGATTCCTCTCGCTTCCGTTTCCTCATTGCTGATCATCTTGATGTCAATGCTCAAGATGTACAGGTACAATCTTTTTTATATCGCGCATGTTTGATATCACAGTAGATTAATAAATCTACTATAATATCAAACATGCATTAAAATAGCGGTTGCAGATTGCAATTTCAAACAATAAAATAGCATATTCAATATTTGAACGGTATATTTTGATATTGTAACAGGCATACATAGTGGGGGAACATGGTGACAGTTCAGTGGCGCTATGGTCTAGCATTAGTGTTGGAGGGGTTCCAGTTCTAAGCTTTTTGGAGAAACAACAAATAGCATATGAGAAAGAAATGCTAGAGAACATACACAAGGAGGTTATAAACGGCGCGTACGAAGTTATCAGTTTAAAAGGGTACACTTCATGGGCGATAGGGTACTCGGTCGCGAGCTTGGCTCGAACAATTATGAGGAATCAAAGGAAGATTCATCCTGTTTCTGTTCTTGCAAAGGGGTTTTATGGCATTGATGGTGGAGAAGTGTTTATTAGTTTGCCAGCACAGCTAGGTAGAGGAGGAGTATTGGGTGTGACCAATATTCATATGACTGaagaggagatgaagaggcttAAGGACTCTGCTACTACTATTCTTGAACTGCAGAATCAGTTGGGGATTTGATTATTGAAGTTTGCATATATAATTATTGAAGTAAGAGTTAATCTAATTATTTGGACTTTGTTTATAGTGTGCATGGTGTTGGTTTGTGTTTACGTAAAAATCTAGTCAATGTTTGGTTTTGGACTCCTAACTAGAACACGTTAAGATAAATGAATTAGCAATCTATGGATCTTGTCTTGAAAAGTTACACTGATTTTGTGATTTTATCCGTTCTCTGATTTCATGGCAAAGATAAATTGAATCAAAGAGTTAGTCACATAATATTAGGAGACCTATATATTATTCTGCTGGACACAATTAAAACATCAAAAGTGGTTTTTAGAATGTTAAACAAGCATGCCCATAATCATTATTAAAACTTATTTTGATAAATATGTTAGTGCAAGAGTTTTTTGTACTCTAAAAAAGAATGAAAATAGATGAAATTCGATAGAGAGAAAATTGAAAAAGTTATAATTGATG includes these proteins:
- the LOC127120629 gene encoding L-lactate dehydrogenase B; protein product: MHKSTSGSSLGPDGLDLTQSFFKSILNAAPPSPTKRHNKISVIGAGNVGMAIAQTILTQDLVDELVLVDAIPDKLRGEMLDLQHAAAFLPRTKIQASTDYSVTMGSDLCIVTAGARQINDESRLNLLQRNVNLFKKIIPPLARYSPHCVLLIVSNPVDVLTYIAWKLSGFPSNRVIGSGTNLDSSRFRFLIADHLDVNAQDVQAYIVGEHGDSSVALWSSISVGGVPVLSFLEKQQIAYEKEMLENIHKEVINGAYEVISLKGYTSWAIGYSVASLARTIMRNQRKIHPVSVLAKGFYGIDGGEVFISLPAQLGRGGVLGVTNIHMTEEEMKRLKDSATTILELQNQLGI